A section of the Quatrionicoccus australiensis genome encodes:
- a CDS encoding helix-turn-helix domain-containing protein, translating to MTIRQPKLVFKTGEQARQLRKQLGMSQHEFWARVSVTQSGGSHYEAGRDIPKSVQYLLQIAFGSEKQFGELLDWLQRPDRKQLALLAQPTRGGTLSIKRPRPAGTATTSLSAAI from the coding sequence ATGACAATCAGACAACCGAAACTTGTTTTCAAGACCGGCGAACAAGCGCGCCAACTGAGGAAACAATTAGGCATGAGCCAGCATGAATTCTGGGCACGCGTATCAGTCACCCAGTCCGGCGGATCGCACTATGAGGCCGGGCGCGACATCCCGAAGTCGGTGCAATATCTGTTGCAGATTGCCTTCGGTTCGGAAAAGCAGTTCGGCGAACTCCTCGACTGGCTGCAACGTCCCGATCGCAAACAGCTTGCGCTGCTGGCCCAGCCAACCCGCGGCGGCACGCTGAGCATCAAGCGGCCGCGGCCCGCCGGCACTGCAACGACCAGTCTGTCCGCCGCAATCTAG
- the katG gene encoding catalase/peroxidase HPI, whose amino-acid sequence MDQKNASSAGKCPVMHGGATSAGVSNMEWWPKALNLDILHQHDSKTNPLGASFNYREEVKKLDVAALKNDLKALMTDSQDWWPADWGHYGGLMIRMAWHSAGTYRIADGRGGAGKGNQRFAPLNSWPDNANLDKARRLLWPIKKKYGNKISWADLMILAGNMAYESMGLKIFGFAFGREDIWQPEKDIYWGSEKEWLAPTGAAGSRYSGERDLENPLAAVMMGLIYVNPEGVDGKPDPLKTAQDMRVTFARMAMNDEETVALTAGGHTVGKAHGNGSAANLGAAPEAADVNEQGLGWNNHSSRGIGRDTVTSGIEGAWTTNPTQWDNGYFDLLFKYDWWLSKSPAGAHQWAPINISEEDKPVDVEDASIRCLPMMTDADMALKFDPAYRKIAERFRDDQAYFSETFARAWFKLTHRDMGPKVRYIGPDVPAEDLIWQDPVPAGRTDYDVAAVKAQIATSGLSLAEMVATAWDSARTFRGSDKRGGANGARIRLAPQKDWEGNEPVRLAKVLAVYEQISAKTGASVSDVIVLAGNVGVEQAARAAGYAVDVPFAPGRGDATPEMTDVESFAVLEPLADGFRNWQKKDYVVSAEEMLLDRAQLMGLNAHEMTVLIGGLRVLGTNHGGSAHGVFTDRVGVLSNDFFVNLTDMAYTWKPTGRNSYAIVERKSGATKWTATRADLVFGSNSVLRAYAEVYAQDDNREKFVQDFVAAWTKVMNADRFDLV is encoded by the coding sequence ATGGATCAGAAAAACGCAAGTTCTGCCGGCAAGTGCCCGGTCATGCACGGCGGCGCCACCTCGGCCGGCGTCTCGAACATGGAATGGTGGCCGAAGGCCCTCAATCTCGACATCCTGCACCAGCACGACAGCAAGACCAATCCGCTCGGCGCATCCTTCAACTACCGCGAAGAAGTGAAGAAGCTCGACGTCGCGGCCCTCAAAAACGACCTCAAGGCGCTGATGACCGACAGCCAGGACTGGTGGCCGGCCGACTGGGGCCACTACGGCGGCCTGATGATCCGCATGGCCTGGCACTCGGCCGGCACCTACCGCATCGCCGACGGCCGTGGCGGCGCCGGCAAGGGCAACCAGCGCTTCGCGCCGCTCAACTCGTGGCCGGACAATGCCAACCTCGACAAGGCACGCCGCCTGTTGTGGCCGATCAAGAAAAAATACGGCAACAAGATCAGCTGGGCTGACCTGATGATCCTCGCCGGCAACATGGCCTACGAGTCGATGGGTCTCAAGATCTTCGGCTTCGCCTTCGGCCGCGAAGACATCTGGCAACCGGAAAAGGACATCTACTGGGGTTCCGAGAAGGAATGGCTGGCCCCGACCGGCGCCGCCGGCAGCCGCTACTCTGGCGAACGCGACCTGGAAAACCCGCTCGCCGCCGTGATGATGGGCCTGATCTACGTCAACCCGGAAGGCGTGGACGGCAAGCCCGACCCGCTCAAGACGGCGCAGGACATGCGCGTCACCTTTGCCCGCATGGCGATGAACGACGAAGAAACCGTCGCCCTCACGGCCGGCGGCCACACCGTCGGCAAGGCGCACGGCAACGGCAGCGCGGCCAATCTCGGCGCGGCGCCGGAAGCGGCCGACGTCAATGAACAGGGTCTGGGCTGGAACAATCACAGCAGCCGCGGCATCGGCCGCGACACCGTGACCAGCGGCATTGAAGGCGCCTGGACAACCAACCCGACGCAGTGGGACAACGGCTACTTCGACCTCCTCTTCAAGTACGACTGGTGGTTGAGCAAGTCGCCGGCCGGCGCACATCAGTGGGCACCGATCAACATCAGCGAAGAAGACAAGCCGGTCGACGTCGAAGACGCCTCGATCCGCTGCCTGCCGATGATGACCGACGCCGACATGGCGCTCAAGTTCGACCCGGCATACCGCAAGATCGCCGAACGCTTCCGCGACGATCAGGCCTACTTCTCGGAAACCTTTGCCCGCGCCTGGTTCAAGCTGACCCACCGCGACATGGGCCCGAAGGTGCGCTACATCGGCCCGGATGTACCGGCGGAAGACCTCATCTGGCAGGACCCGGTCCCGGCCGGCCGCACCGATTACGACGTCGCCGCCGTCAAGGCGCAGATCGCCACCAGCGGCCTGTCGCTCGCCGAGATGGTCGCCACCGCCTGGGACAGCGCCCGTACCTTCCGCGGTTCGGACAAGCGCGGCGGCGCCAATGGCGCCCGCATCCGCCTCGCCCCGCAAAAGGACTGGGAAGGCAACGAGCCGGTGCGTCTGGCCAAGGTCCTGGCGGTCTACGAGCAAATTTCGGCAAAAACCGGCGCCAGCGTCTCTGACGTGATCGTGCTCGCCGGCAATGTCGGGGTCGAACAGGCTGCCAGGGCTGCCGGCTACGCGGTCGATGTGCCCTTCGCTCCCGGTCGTGGCGATGCGACGCCGGAAATGACCGATGTCGAATCCTTCGCCGTGCTCGAACCGCTGGCCGATGGCTTCCGCAACTGGCAGAAGAAGGACTACGTGGTCAGCGCCGAGGAAATGCTGCTCGACCGCGCGCAACTGATGGGCTTGAACGCCCATGAGATGACCGTGCTGATCGGCGGCCTGCGCGTGCTCGGCACCAACCACGGCGGCAGCGCCCACGGCGTGTTCACCGACCGCGTCGGCGTGCTCAGCAACGACTTCTTCGTCAATCTGACCGACATGGCCTACACCTGGAAGCCGACCGGCCGCAACAGCTACGCCATCGTCGAGCGCAAGAGCGGCGCCACCAAATGGACGGCGACCCGCGCCGACCTGGTGTTCGGCTCCAACTCGGTATTGCGTGCTTATGCCGAGGTCTATGCCCAGGACGACAACCGTGAGAAGTTCGTGCAGGACTTCGTCGCCGCCTGGACCAAGGTCATGAACGCCGACCGCTTCGACCTGGTCTGA
- a CDS encoding M48 metallopeptidase family protein, with protein MTANKSPTPYLAGYPADLVAQVQALIEGDQLAGILLKKYPQPHAVRTDRALYDYVLDLKNTYLRNAGQISKVAFDSKLHVIRNALGTHTSIARVQGSKLKAKREIHVSTLFREVPEDFLRMIVVHELAHTKERAHDKAFYQLCRHMAPDYFQLEFDLRTYLCHLDAGGRALWPATPDSLVADA; from the coding sequence ATGACCGCAAACAAGTCTCCGACACCCTATCTGGCCGGCTATCCGGCCGACCTGGTGGCGCAGGTGCAAGCCTTGATCGAGGGCGATCAACTGGCCGGCATCCTGCTCAAGAAGTATCCGCAGCCGCATGCCGTGCGCACTGACCGGGCGCTTTACGATTACGTGCTGGACCTCAAGAACACCTATCTGCGCAACGCCGGGCAGATCAGCAAGGTGGCTTTCGACAGCAAGCTGCATGTGATCCGTAATGCGCTCGGCACCCACACCAGCATTGCGCGGGTGCAGGGCAGCAAGCTCAAGGCCAAGCGCGAGATCCACGTATCGACGCTGTTTCGCGAGGTGCCGGAGGATTTCCTGCGCATGATCGTCGTGCATGAACTTGCCCACACCAAGGAGCGCGCGCACGACAAGGCCTTTTACCAGTTGTGCCGGCACATGGCGCCGGATTACTTCCAACTGGAGTTCGACCTGCGCACCTATCTTTGCCATCTCGATGCCGGCGGGCGTGCGCTGTGGCCGGCAACGCCCGACAGTCTGGTAGCGGATGCCTAG